From Vibrio crassostreae, one genomic window encodes:
- a CDS encoding L-threonylcarbamoyladenylate synthase, whose amino-acid sequence MSQFFYVHPDNPQARLITQAVAIIRNGGVVVYPTDSGYALGCQLENKQALERICKIRRIDDKHNFTLLCRDLSELSLYARVDNVAFRLLKAHTPGAYTFIFKATKEVPKRLMNAKRKTIGIRVPDNKIALDLLEAMGEPLMSTSLILPGNETTESDPEEIRDSLEHAVDVILNGGYLGEQPTTVIDFSDDDAVVLRRGAGDPAPFE is encoded by the coding sequence ATGAGCCAGTTTTTTTATGTACACCCAGATAACCCACAAGCACGCTTAATTACTCAAGCGGTTGCGATTATTCGCAATGGCGGCGTAGTGGTTTATCCAACAGATTCCGGTTATGCGCTGGGCTGTCAGCTTGAAAACAAACAAGCACTTGAACGTATCTGTAAAATTCGTCGTATCGATGACAAGCACAACTTCACGTTGTTATGCCGTGATCTTTCTGAATTATCACTGTATGCACGCGTCGATAACGTGGCTTTCCGTCTACTGAAAGCACACACGCCAGGTGCTTACACGTTTATCTTTAAAGCAACCAAAGAAGTGCCAAAGCGTTTGATGAACGCCAAGCGTAAAACGATTGGTATTCGTGTCCCAGACAACAAGATTGCACTCGACCTGTTGGAAGCGATGGGCGAACCACTGATGTCGACGTCTCTGATTCTTCCGGGTAACGAGACGACTGAGTCGGATCCAGAAGAAATTCGTGACAGCCTAGAGCATGCAGTTGACGTCATTTTGAATGGCGGTTACTTAGGTGAGCAACCGACGACGGTTATTGACTTCAGTGACGATGATGCCGTAGTTCTGCGTCGTGGTGCGGGCGATCCTGCGCCGTTTGAATAA
- the rnm gene encoding RNase RNM, which translates to MRIDLHSHTTASDGRLTPPELIDRALGFNIEALAITDHDTTDGLAEARSYIADNNLPIQLINGIEISTVWQNKDIHIVGLNVDPESPELKALIEQQKQHRIGRAEMIAQRLEKATREGVLEEVKLIAGDAPITRAHFAKWLVDNGYAKTMQQVFKKFLTRNNPGYVPPTWCSMSDAVTAIHAAGGQAVLAHPGRYGLTAKWVKRLLAAFVEAKGDAMEVAQPQQAQQERRTLADYAIQYKLLASQGSDFHYPSPWMELGRNLWLPSGVEEVWKDWEFQTVSPSE; encoded by the coding sequence ATGAGAATTGATCTACATAGTCATACAACAGCCTCAGATGGCCGACTTACTCCACCTGAGCTAATTGACCGAGCGCTTGGCTTTAACATCGAAGCGCTAGCGATTACAGATCATGATACGACTGATGGGCTTGCTGAAGCACGCAGCTATATTGCTGATAACAACCTTCCGATTCAGTTGATCAACGGCATTGAGATTTCGACTGTTTGGCAAAACAAAGATATCCATATTGTTGGGTTAAACGTTGATCCTGAGTCACCAGAACTCAAAGCGCTCATTGAACAACAGAAGCAACACCGTATTGGACGCGCAGAGATGATTGCTCAACGTCTTGAGAAAGCGACTCGTGAAGGGGTGCTAGAAGAAGTTAAATTGATTGCGGGTGATGCGCCTATTACTCGCGCTCACTTTGCTAAGTGGTTAGTCGACAACGGCTACGCAAAAACCATGCAGCAGGTGTTTAAAAAGTTTCTTACTCGCAATAACCCAGGTTATGTGCCGCCAACTTGGTGTTCAATGAGTGATGCTGTCACGGCTATTCATGCCGCTGGTGGTCAAGCTGTACTTGCTCACCCGGGGCGATATGGCCTTACAGCCAAGTGGGTTAAGCGCCTGCTAGCTGCATTTGTTGAAGCGAAAGGGGATGCGATGGAAGTCGCTCAACCTCAGCAAGCGCAACAAGAAAGACGCACACTCGCGGATTATGCTATACAATACAAACTATTAGCCTCCCAAGGCAGTGATTTCCATTACCCATCTCCGTGGATGGAACTTGGACGTAATCTCTGGCTACCTTCTGGGGTCGAAGAAGTATGGAAAGATTGGGAGTTTCAAACGGTTTCACCATCTGAATAG